A genomic stretch from Juglans microcarpa x Juglans regia isolate MS1-56 chromosome 3S, Jm3101_v1.0, whole genome shotgun sequence includes:
- the LOC121258357 gene encoding uncharacterized protein LOC121258357 gives MEMEVVVPLPPADFNFDSGCSSPYMTAPSSPQRFGNFFFSAPTSPSSAASAFYGDLNSISLQDMIPRNSASSVPFNSEERPGILKSKATDNGEINNGNDGGEDFEFNFSGQLERTSLSADELFVGGKIKPLKPLPARLQVGTESNDSVSNVLSPRSPRSRISQGKRMVQEAQSPSQKNDFDPFAAATEEPRKKGEPNKRQGREHEQKRGRERFSGGSSSPSSLRRGTRSLSPLRVSDDTVFEGEENLPEEIFSSTESNPKPSTSSHSAAHYSFLSSFSFSKGYRKWRLKDFLLFRSASEGRAAGKAPLLKKYEALSKTKLTEDVKNLSFRSTDSAGSVSSSRRRERLSAHELHYTVNRAVSEEMRKKTFLPYKQGLLGCLGFNPGVHEFNRGFGS, from the coding sequence ATGGAGATGGAAGTGGTGGTGCCACTCCCTCCTGCAGACTTCAACTTCGACAGCGGCTGCTCCTCTCCATATATGACAGCTCCCTCCAGCCCTCAACGCTTCGGTAACTTCTTCTTCAGCGCCCCCACCAGTCCTTCCAGTGCCGCCTCCGCCTTTTACGGCGACCTTAATAGCATCTCTCTCCAAGACATGATCCCCCGAAACTCGGCCTCTTCAGTCCCCTTCAACTCGGAAGAAAGGCCCGGAATTCTCAAATCCAAAGCTACCGACAATGGCGAAATCAATAACGGCAACGATGGTGGTGAAGATTTTGAGTTCAATTTTAGTGGGCAGTTAGAGCGAACTTCTTTGTCGGCGGACGAGCTCTTCGTTGGCGGTAAGATTAAGCCTCTAAAGCCACTGCCGGCTCGATTACAAGTCGGCACTGAATCGAATGATTCGGTGTCCAATGTTTTATCTCCAAGGTCTCCAAGATCAAGAATTTCACAGGGAAAGAGGATGGTCCAAGAAGCACAATCACCGAGTCAAAAGAACGATTTTGATCCATTCGCTGCGGCGACAGAGGAACCCCGAAAAAAAGGAGAGCCTAACAAGCGACAGGGACGAGAACATGAACAAAaacgagggagagagagattctcTGGAGGGTCATCTTCACCAAGTTCTTTACGTAGAGGAACGAGATCTCTGTCTCCTCTGAGAGTCTCTGACGACACTGTTTTTGAAGGCGAAGAGAACTTACCAGAAGAAATCTTTTCTTCAACAGAAAGCAACCCCAAACCTTCTACTTCCTCTCATTCTGCAGCACATTATTCATTTTTGTCATCCTTTTCCTTCTCCAAAGGATACCGAAAATGGAGGCTGAAAGATTTTCTGTTGTTTCGGAGCGCGTCGGAGGGTCGGGCAGCGGGGAAAGCTCCATTATTGAAAAAGTACGAGGCTCTGTCCAAGACCAAGCTGACTGAAGACGTGAAAAACTTGAGCTTCCGGTCAACGGACAGTGCTGGATCGGTGTCAAGCTCGAGGAGAAGAGAACGGCTTTCTGCCCACGAGTTGCATTACACGGTGAACCGGGCAGTTTcagaggagatgaggaagaagacATTCTTGCCTTACAAGCAGGGGCTGCTGGGATGCTTGGGGTTCAACCCTGGTGTGCATGAGTTCAACAGGGGTTTTGGATCTTAG